Proteins encoded together in one Musa acuminata AAA Group cultivar baxijiao chromosome BXJ3-6, Cavendish_Baxijiao_AAA, whole genome shotgun sequence window:
- the LOC103989783 gene encoding probable alkaline/neutral invertase F: MAEAVDGAHEAVVWKVEPHSSVAEADDFDRSSRQLDRPRFKIERRLSFEERSLSDLSITGNLRQVDSYGSMHSFGAVPTPTSPDWSPFELPPMVDEAWDALRKSVVFFRGQPVGTVAAVDHASGEVLNYDQVFVRDFVPSALAFLMTGEHEIVKNFLLKTIHLQSLEKKIDQFKLGEGVMPASFKVNNNPTRKTETLMADFGESAIGRVAPVDSGFWWIILLRAYTKSTGDLSLSETPECQNGMRLILSLCLSEGFDTFPTLLCADGCSMIDRRMGVYGYPIEIQALFFMALRCALAMLKSDAKGKEFMERIMKRLHALGYHMRRYFWLDFQQLNDIYRYKTEEYSHTAVNKFNVIPDSIPDWIFDFMPCRGGYFVGNVSPARMDFRWFALGNCIAILSSLATPEQSDAIMDLIEERWEELVGEMPLKISYPALEGHEWRIVTGCDPKNTRWSYHNGGSWPVLLWLLTAACIKTGRPQIARRAIELAENRLSKDGWPEYYDGKLGRYVGKQARKFQTWSIAAYLVAKMLLEDPSHLGMISLEEDKVKAPPMKRPASWTA, translated from the exons ATGGCTGAAGCAGTGGACGGGGCGCACGAGGCGGTTGTCTGGAAGGTGGAGCCGCACTCCTCCGTTGCGGAGGCCGACGACTTCGACCGCTCGTCGAGGCAGCTCGATCGGCCGAGGTTTAAGATCGAACGGAGGCTGTCGTTCGAGGAACGGTCGCTCAGCGATCTCTCCATCACCGGTAATCTCAGGCAGGTCGACAGCTACGGCAGCATGCACTCCTTTGGCGCGGTGCCGACGCCGACCTCGCCGGATTGGAGCCCGTTCGAGCTGCCTCCGATGGTCGATGAGGCATGGGATGCCCTCAGGAAGTCCGTCGTCTTCTTCCGGGGGCAGCCGGTGGGGACAGTAGCCGCCGTCGATCACGCCTCGGGGGAAGTCCTTAACTACGACCAG GTGTTTGTCCGTGACTTTGTGCCAAGTGCTCTGGCTTTTCTAATGACCGGTGAACATGAGATCGTTAAGAACTTTCTCTTGAAGACAATTCACCTTCAAAGTTTGGAAAAGAAGATAGATCAATTCAAGCTTGGGGAAGGGGTGATGCCAGCGAGCTTCAAGGTGAACAATAATCCAACCAGGAAAACTGAAACTCTAATGGCGGATTTTGGTGAGAGTGCGATAGGGAGGGTTGCACCCGTGGACTCTGGTTTTTGGTGGATCATTCTTCTCCGCGCCTACACAAAATCTACTGGTGATCTATCCTTGTCAGAAACCCCTGAATGCCAAAATGGGATGAGGCTTATCTTATCGTTATGCCTTTCCGAGGGGTTCGACACATTTCCCACCTTGCTTTGTGCCGATGGATGCTCAATGATTGATCGTAGAATG GGTGTTTATGGCTACCCCATCGAAATCCAAGCTCTGTTCTTCATGGCACTGAGATGTGCTCTAGCGATGCTTAAATCTGATGCAAAAGGCAAGGAGTTCATGGAGAGAATAATGAAGCGCTTGCATGCCTTGGGTTACCACATGCGACGTTACTTTTGGCTCGACTTCCAACAGTTGAACGATATATATCGCTACAAGACCGAAGAATACTCCCACACAGCAGTAAACAAGTTCAATGTCATTCCTGATTCGATCCCGGACTGGATATTTGACTTCATGCCTTGCCGTGGTGGCTACTTCGTCGGCAATGTGAGCCCTGCAAGAATGGACTTCCGATGGTTTGCTCTTGGTAATTGCATTGCCATACTGTCTTCGCTTGCTACACCAGAGCAGTCAGACGCAATAATGGACCTAATCGAGGAGAGGTGGGAGGAACTGGTGGGTGAAATGCCATTGAAGATATCTTATCCTGCTTTAGAAGGCCATGAATGGAGGATCGTGACAGGTTGTGATCCCAAAAACACCAGATGGAGCTACCACAACGGAGGTTCTTGGCCAG TGCTTCTATGGCTGCTCACTGCAGCCTGCATCAAGACAGGCAGGCCGCAGATTGCTAGAAGAGCGATCGAGCTTGCCGAGAACAGGCTGTCGAAGGATGGATGGCCGGAGTACTATGATGGCAAGCTTGGGAGGTACGTCGGAAAGCAAGCAAGGAAGTTTCAGACGTGGTCAATCGCCGCTTATTTGGTGGCTAAAATGCTGCTCGAGGACCCTTCTCATCTTGGGATGATATCTCTGGAGGAGGACAAGGTGAAGGCGCCTCCCATGAAGAGGCCGGCTTCATGGACTGCGTAA